The region TCCCACCAGGGAAAGAGGTCATTTCTAGAATCACTGAATGGGAGAGGGGGCCAGGATGGGAAGGAGCTGAGAACTAGGCACCATTAAGTAACTGAAGCCACTGTGCAgacaggaaactgaagctcagagaaccGAAAGGTCAAGCTAGACTGATGTCCTGAACTCCTGCCTCTGGGTCCTGTCCTGGGTCCCCCACTTTGAGGGCCCACCCATTGGGCTAGGGGGCTGCTTTAAATTAGTCCCCAAGCTAAACACTGTGTAGTTTGGGGGGATGGGACCACATAGACGCAGTGGCTCTCATGGGGGTGCTGGGGACTTGGCAGGGAGAGGAAAAAATGCTGAGAGTGGAAGATTCAGAGGCGGAAGGAGTAAGAGATGACCTTCTCCCCAAACCCACTGTTCCCTCCCAGACTGAGGGAGCTCAGGAATCCAGGGCTCTGTGCCTCAGGGGTCACGTGATGCCCTCAGACTGGGGGCTTCCAGGGGCAGAGCAGAGTCTGCCCTTCCTGTAGAGACAGAGGGGTGATGTGAATGGGTTGGGGTACGGAGTCCCCAGAAGACTGCTGGTTCCAGAGGCACTGCCTGCAAGGCCCAGCCCCACTGCCTGCACCCCTCACCTCCTCCACTGCCGCCCTAGGACAGGGCATAGCAGATGCCAGCCAGGAGCACAGTTGTCAGGACAGGAGCACGCCCCTGGGATGTGGGGGAGGGAGGTGTTTGGTCAGGGGACCCAGATGTCTGGTTCCCAGTGCAGCTCTGCACAGGGCCATGTCTGGAATGGAGGCAGGCAGGGGTTAACCTGTGAAGGTCGCTAGATTTGTTTTTCCAAATGATCCCATCAGGGGAGCCCTAGAGAGGCCAGGGCATGATGGGAAGTGGCATGTGGGCTCCTGAAAGAACCCCCCATCTGCCTGCAGAGCCTGATTGGCCTTTGCCTAGAGGGACGAGAAGTGTTTTCTCATCccctctctttgtgtgtgtgcatgtgtacctCCAAGTGCTCAGACACACAGTTGCCGGGCAGAGCTGAGCACAGGGACCGTTAATGACAACAGGGAGAAGGCATGAAGTAAGCCCCAGGGAGCCAGCCCAGCCTGCTCACCCCCTTTAAAACATCAGGAGATGGACCGGGGTATCCAAGATGCCTGCCATGTTGCTTGAGGGCTGGGTAGGAGGGGAGGGAGCGGACACTAGAGAAGTTAGCAGGACTTGACTAGCAAACCAGAAGATTCAGACCTGAATTTTCTGAGTGAGGACCATGGAAAGTATCCTTGGGAGAAGTGAGAGCAGGAACCAGGTATCCAACCTATTAGGAGAATTGTCCTAGATGacttggggaaagaaagaaaaatggggcCAGGGTCCTGGGACCCAAAAAATCCAAACACACCCAGTTCCCTGAGGGAGGAATAGACTTGGGATCCAGATGCCATCGATTCAACTCACAACCCCTGAGTGCCCAGTGCTTCCTGCCCTGAACTGGGCAGTATGGTGACTGACAAGGGCCCCAACCACAGGAGAGTCCCTCCTTGGAAGTgatgacagagacagaaagcagtgtTGCGGCCATACCCCAGGTGATCTGGTATGAGTGCTGAGCCTGAAGGGGAAGTGATTAACTCAGGGTCGGGGGTCAGGGAAGGGGGGCTTGACCTGAGGCTCTCAGGACAAGAACTGAGGGGTTAGCAGGCCAAGGAACTAAGGTATTAGTGGGGCCCAGTTTAtcaacatcctggaatgtcaggCTAAAGAATTTAAACTTGAACTTTTGGCAATGGGGAGCCATGGAATGTTTCTTTGAGAATAAACAGATGCTGGGACCAAGGTTCTAGCTTCCTTAGGCCTGGGAGAGAAGGGGAGTGTATGAAGTTCAGACTATTGTTTCTCAGTcacagaattcattcattcattccttcatcaaatatttactgagcaccaatTTTGCGCCAAGCACTATATCAGGCACCAAGGACACAGCAATGAATTACATGGTGATCCCTGCCCTTCTAGAGCttacaataaacaaaataaatgggtAAATTGTATATTAGCCAGTGCTAAGCATTTGAAGAAAAACTAAGTAGGAAAGGGAGCAGGAGGTAATAGGGTGATCAGAGAAGTCCTCACTAAGAAAGTGACATCTGAGCAAAGACTTCAAAGAGGTGAAGAGCCACTGACGGAGGAGGGTTCTAGCCAGAGGGAGCAGAAGGTGCAGAGACCCCAAggcagcagcctggcaggcttgtTTGAGAAACCACAAGACAGCCGGTGTctctgaagaagagagaaaaaggggaTAAAGTGGGAGAAGTACAGAGGCCCTGTAGGCTGTGGTAAGGACTTCAGCTCTTCACCCGTGAGATGGAGGCCACTGGGGTGTTGTGCGCGATAGAGGAGTGTGCTCCAACTTGTGTGATGTGTTTCCACTCTGGCTGTGGAGTGGAGGAtagaagagagaggggagagggcgGAAGTGGGGAGACCATTTAGGAAGCTATTACTGTAAAGTCAGGAGAAGATATGGTGAAAGCAGTGAAGGTGGTTCTGGGCATATTTTAAAGGTGGAGCTCACGGGGTGTGGGGGTTAGAGAAGGAAAGGACTCACGGAGGCTTTCGCTTTGGCGTCTGACTGCAAGAAGGAAGTTGCAGTCAGCTGAGAAGGGGACCTGAGTTTGGGGGGGAAGGTCGGGGGCTCACTTTTGCCCAGGTGGGCTCCTCTGGTGGGGATCCTCTAAGCTGCGGATGAAGcctctgaggcccagagaggaggtTCCCCCCACACCCACAGCAGAGCCTGACTCTGCCTTAATGTCCCCTCCCAGTGTggttccctcctccccagctgcCAGGGCAGAATGGGGTGCTTGGCCCAAGCTGCACTGATGGCTACCTGCCGCTTGTACCCACAGTGTGCCCCAGCCTGGACATCCGATCAGAGGTGGCAGAGCTGCGGCGGCTGGAAAACTGCAGCGTGGTGGAGGGCCACCTGCAGATCCTGCTCATGTTCACAGCCACCGGCGAGGACTTCCGTGGCCTCAGCTTCCCGCGCCTCACCCAGGTCACCGACTACCTGCTGCTCTTCCGGGTCTATGGCCTGGAGAGCCTGCGTGACCTCTTCCCCAACCTGGCGGTCATCCGCGGTGCCCGCCTCTTCCTGGGCTACGCGCTGGTCATCTTCGAGATGCCACACATGCGGGACGTGGGGCTGCCGGCGCTGGGGGCCGTGCTGCGTGGGGCTGTGCGTGTGGAGAAGAACCAGGAGCTCTGCCATCTGTCCACCATTGACTGGGGTCTGCTGCAGCCTTCACCTGGTGCCAACCACATTGTGGGCAACAAGCTGGGCGAAGAGTGTGCCGATGTGTGCCCTGGCCTGCTGGGCGCCACCGGTGAGCCCTGTGCCAGGACCACCTTCAGCGGGCACGCCGACTACAGGTGCTGGACCTCAAGTCACTGCCAGAAAGGTGTGCACCGGCGCAGAATAGGGCAGGGAGCACAGGGAGGGCAGAGGCAGATGGCGCCGGGCAACCATAAGATGGTATGTGTCAGTGCTTTGCTGACACCAACTCTCATGCATCCATGAGGGAGGTACTGTCTTTATTCcagttttgcagatgaggaaactgaggttcagaaaagcTAAATAACTGACATAGCATCAGGTAGTCAAGGGGCAGGCACAAGACAGTATCAGGTAGTCATGGAGACAGTAAAAGAAAGTGTAAGTTGAATATGGGGTGAAGAGGAGCATGAATGGATTCAAGGCAACTGTACAAGAGGCAGTATGAGGCAGAGGTCAAGAGCAAAGCCGACtgtcctgggtttgaatctcagctttaCTACTTACTGGCTATGTTCATTTTGCCTCTCTGTGCCTcgatttcctcatttgtaaaatgatcgTAGCATTGTGATGAGGAATGAACTGTTCTGTAAAACATTACAACAGTGCCTGGACCATGGTAGCTAGTTCTGTTTCTGGTACAAACGGCCATAGTCCAGGCTGGCAGTACTGAAATGGGGCGGTTGGGAGCTGggtggaagaagaagaaaggaggaggtGACAGATGAAGAACAGGACAGGTGAGGACAAATATGTGATGTGGGATCTTTTTTAGGAGGTAAGGTGCCTGGAGgggaagcagaaggaaagagtGGAGAAAAGGAAGGGTGGAATAAGGCGGGGATGGTTAGAGGAGGAGGTGAAGGTTATAGAGGAGGGAAAGGGAACCCTGAGAGTTTTGGAGCAGATCTGGGGTCCCCAAGATGGGGTTTCCTTCCATGCAGCCCCTGGAGGTCAGCTCTCTTCACCCCAGTGCCTCAGCATCAGGGCAGAAGAGTAACCAGATCCCTGCTGTATCCACTGTGCCCCCACCCCCGCTGTCTCCCTGTTGGCTGTAAACACAGCTGCTGCATATCCTCTCTCGTGTATAGTGTCAACACGCCCTGGCTGACCCCTGCCACACGCATCGCTCCCAGAGACACATCCAGCTGCCACTGTGCAAAGGAGCCAGGCTCCTGGCACCCAGCCCCAACCCCTGCACGTCTGCTCGGGGCTACCTTCCACCCAGGACAGAGactgaagagggaggagggatgggcAGAGGCCTGGATCGAATGACCAGGGATGGCCCCTTCTCCCACACACTCCCAGGTCCACCTTGCCCTAGTCCTCACTCCTCAAGAGAAGCTGGCTGGTTCACCTTGGCCCCATGCCCAGCGATGATCTGGGCACCAGGCCTAGACAGGACAGCAGGCTGGGGAGCAGGAGCCCTGATGGACAAGGTCACTGCTTGGTCCTGAGTTCCAATACCCCTGACTAGACACTGTGGGAGGTGGGGAGTCACAGAGAGGGGCCATGGTTCGTATCTTTAAGAGTCCCCATCTGAGGAAGAGTTGGCAACCAGTGTCATCTGAATTGGACAGATTTGGGTGCAGACCAAGAGTGTTAGCCcttggggagagggtggggcaggACCAAGGAGGTGCAGATAAGGTCTAATGCAGCACTCTGCCCGCAGTGTGCCCCTGTCCCCGTGGGCTGGCATGCACAGTCAGGGGCGAGTGCTGCCACACCGaatgcctgggaggctgcagccgGCCAGAAGACCCCCGTGCCTGTGTCGCCTGCCGCCACCTCTACTTCCGGGGCGCCTGCCACCGAGCCTGCCCGCCAGGCACCTACCAGCATGAGTCCTGGCGCTGTGTCACAGCAGAGCGCTGTGCCAGTCTGCGCTCTGTGCCTGGCCGTGCCTCCACCTTCGGCATCCACCAGGGTAGTTGTCTGGCCCAGTGCCCTCCAGGCTTCACCCGTAATGACAGCAGGTGAGtgttgggtgggtggggggcacccTTGGACCAGTGAGGAGGCCCACACTGGTCCAGGGCTCATGCCACATCTTCTGCTTGCCCCTACTAGCATATTCTGCCACAAATGCGAGGGACTGTGCCCCAAAGAGTGCAAAGTGGGCACCAAGACCATCGACTCTGTCCAGGCAGCACAGGATCTGGTGGGCTGCACCCACGTGGAAGGGAGCCTCATCCTCAACCTTCGTCAAGGCTGTTAGTGCCTTCCTCAAAGCCACACCCTTCCTCCTGGCCACACCCCTTACAATGACCCAGCTAAAGCACCACTTTCCATCATCCTGGGTCCCTGCCCTGAGGGCCCCCTTCCCTGGACCCCCAGCCAGCTCCCCCATAATGGACCCATCACTTTCCTTGCCCCTGCTCCAGTCCTGTCTTCCCCATCCCCAGATAACCTGGAGCTGGAGCTGCAGCGAAGTCTGGGACTGGTAGAGACCATCACTGGCTTCCTCAAAATCAAGCACTCCTTTGCCCTCGTGTCCCTAGGCTTTTTCAAGAACCTCAAACTTATCCGGGGGGACACCATGGTGGATGGGTAAGGGGGGACACCATGGTGGATGGGTAAGGGATCAGAAATAGTTTCCTCTATAGTATCTCCTTTCCAACATTCCCAAAACTGTAGTCAAGTGTGTGGGAACCAGCTCTGCTACTTACTAACTATGTTAACTAGGTTAACTTCTCTGGTCCTCAACtttttcatccataaaatggggttAACATAATAGTACTTATTTCTTAGGCCTGTTGAGAATATTACTGAAACTGTTATGTATAAAGCACTTAAAACAGAGcctgaaacaaaatatataaaattacataaaattacaTTTACATATCACCCTATATGGATTGCCTATAATTGTCATCTGATCCTCTTAGCTGCAAAGcaaactgcctgggtttgaaaccCATTCCTACCTCTACCAGTCGAAGCTCACCCTTAATGTAGCCaggatttttcaaaataatgttttaaattatcatCCAGTCAAGTAATTTCTCGCGTACCCCCCGGGGTGTCCCCACTCCAGCTGGAAAGGCATAGCCCCAAGCTGAGTCTCACTCCGCCCTGTGTCCCCAAAgccaggacagagcctggcacagagcaggtgctcagttAATGTGAGATGCAGGAAGGAAGAAGGTGGAAAAAACTGTTGACCCCATTTCACTGATGAGAAAGACACAGAACGTGGGTGACTTGCTGGACGTCACACTCCTGGTCAGTGGCACAGAGTGGGTGTGTACTAATGCCCCACGGGTACCGGTGTGGGTGGGCGGCTATGCGCCCCTCCTCCCGTGTGCCCCCAGCGCAGCCCCTTCAGGAAGAGCCCATAAGACACACCCTTCCTCATCCCTTGCCCCCACCTGCCGTGCAGAGCAAGGTCCCCTGGCCTCCCCCAGGAACTACACCTTGTACGTGCTGGATAACCAGAACCTACAGCAGCTGGGTTCCTGGGTGGCTGCAGGGCTCACCATTCCTGTGGGCAAGATATACTTCGCCTtcaacccacgcctctgcctGGAGCACATCGACCGCTTGGAGGAGGTGACTGGCACGAAGGGACGGCAAAACAAGGCTGAGATCAACCCCCGCACCAACGGAGACCGAGCTGCCTGTAAGGCCCGACACCCCAAGCCCTGGCGCCTTGGCAGGGAGAGGGGGGACCTCAAGGAACACTCAGACACACATAGACACGCTCCCGGGTGGAGGGGAGGCTTGAAGGGAATGATGGGATGAGTTCTCTTCAGAGGCCACATTCGGGGTAAGGATGCTGCGGGGTCAGGACGGCGGCTTGGGAGTAGGCGGCTCAAGCAGGTGCTCTCAACATGGTCAAAAGCAGGTGTTCGCCGTTTCCCCACCCAGGCCAGACTCGCACTCTGCGCTTTGTGTCCAACGTGACGGAGGCAAATCGCATCTTGCTGCGATGGGAGCGCTATGAACCGCTTGAGGCTCGCGACCTACTCAGCTTCATCGTATACTATAAGGAGTCGTgagtggcgggggcggggccagagGGGGCGGGGCCAGATAGGGCGGGGCCAGAtagggcggggctggggcggggcggggccagagcgggggtgggggccagagcgggggtgggggtcagAGCCTGACCAGGCCAATCTGTTGACCACACGTGGGTGAGGGCAGAGCCCTGCGGGGCTGTGGAAAGCCAGAACGCCAAGAACCCCGAGTCTCACTCCCTTGTAAGGCTCATGTCTGGCTCTCCCTTCATCTTCTTCATCCCTCCGTGCCTCAGTTTTATAAGAGAGGATAGTCAGGATTTCTGAAAGCCCAGGAGAGGCGCCCTGCTGGGAAGACTTGGATAATTAAAGCTCAATTCACTATGCTAATGTTTTGTACTGACCACATGCTCCTGCCCCAGCAGCGGTTTGGGAAGTACCCACTAATTTGGCCAGTTTTatccacatctttgccagcatttCATTAAAGCCTGAGGAAGGGCGGTAGCAGGGACAACCAAGAACCAACTGCTCTTTTCTTTGGAGAGAATGTACCGACCACAGCAGGATGGATAGTGGTTAGACTACAGGAAGGACTTCTCCAAAAGCATGGCTATGATCAAAAATAGAAATCTttaggagagagagatggagtgaAGAGTACTGTCACCCTTTATGGTAGATGGAAGATGGGAGCTACCTGGTTTGGAATAATTTCCTGtgaattaaaatgcagagatCTTAGTTGCTCACTCGCACAGGGCCTAAGGGaactcaggtggcacagtggtaaagaatccgcctgccaagtaggagacacaggtttgatccctgggtcgggaagatcccccagagtaggaaacagcaacccactccagtatttttgcctggagaagtccatggacagaggagcctagcgggctacagtccacagtccatggggtcacagagagtcagaacaTAGCTGagcaacttagtacacacacacacgaacacaggGCCTGGCCTGGGAGTGGGGGAAAGAAATCTACTCACAGGGCCAAGGCTCTCCTAGGCCTCAGTAGAAGATGAAGGACTCTAGTATGATGAATTGGACAACTTGTTAAAAACAGATTCCTGAGCCCCACCCCCAAAGATTCTGATTCCATTAGTCCTGGGCAGGGCCTgtaaatctgcatttctaacaagctcccaggtaatGCTGAATCTTCTGGTCCACATATTGAGGAGTGCTAACATGAAGCGCAATGTAAACCCACCCCCCAACCTCTGGCTTGTGCAGCTCACATTCTGCATGACTATACATGGCCGTCATTGAACTCAAAGGGCAGACAGTCTTAGAGGTTTTTCAGGAAACTCCCCTGGCATCTGTCTTGCAGTGTGGCTATGGCTGTGCTTCCTTAGAGATATAtactgtggggtgtgtgtgtgtgtgtgtgtgtgtctgtgtctgtgtctgtgtgtgtctgtgtgtgtgtgtgttagttgctcaattgtgtctgactctttgcaaccccatggactatagcctgccagatttctctgtccatgaaaatctccaggcaagaatactagagagggtagccattcctttctccaggggatcttcccaacccagggatggaacccaggtctcccacactgcaggaggattcttactgtctgagccaccaggaaagccctatataCTGTGGATCATGGCTCAATTTCAGCTCTGAGCAGATCCACTCAGTGAGTGAGTCATGCCAACAGGGCACTTGCCCCAAAGGGCAGATCCACATCTGCTTCTGAATGCCCTTGCATACACTGGGAGAAGAATGACAGTGACAGTCTTCGAGTGATTCAGAGAAGAGGGGGCAGGGCTAAATGAGCTGCCCCTCAACTCCAGGGATGGGTTGTTCAGCCCATTCCAGAATGCCACAGAGTACATAGGTCCAGATGCCTGTGGGGCCCAGAGCTGGAACCTACTGGATGTGGAGCTGCCCCTCAGCCGCACCCAGGAGCCGGGGGTGACCCTAGCCCCGCTCAAGCCCTGGACACAGTATGCTGTGTTTGTACGAGCCATCACACTGACCACAGCGGAGGACAGCCCCCACCAAGGAGCCCAGAGCCCCATCGTCTACCTCCGAACCTTACCTGCAGGTAGGCTGAAGCCTTTGAGGGGGGTGGGAGCTAGATGCCTGGACCCTGGTGAGAATGGAAGACCATGGGCACCAGAAATAGAGAAGCTGGGTCACTGAACACCTGGCCTGCAGAGGCTGGGCAGCCGGACCCCAGAGAGAAGGGCCCATTACCAGACAGTGTTTAAAAGGGGGATCTGCAGTCCCTCAGTTgtaccctcctcccaccctcagcgCCCACAGTGCCCCAGGACGTCATCTCCACGTCCAATTCCTCCTCCCACCTGCTGGTGCGCTGGAAGCCACCGATCCAGCGCAACGGAAACATCACCTACTACCTGGTACTGTGGCAACGTCTGGCAGAGGACAGCGACCTCTACCTCAATGACTACTGCCACCGCGGTGCGCAGGGAGGAGGCGCGGGCCGGAGGGATGGGGTGCCGGGCTGCGGGCGCTGCCGGTCTAACTACTTCCTTCCCCGCCGCCCCTCCAGGCTTGCGGCTGCCCACCAGCAACAACGACCCCCGCTTCGACCGAGAAGACGGGGAACTCGAGGcggacagggagcctggctgcTGCCCTTGCCAGCACCCACCTCCTGGGCAGGTCCTACCACCGCTGGAGGCACAGGAGGCATCGTTCCAGAAGAAGTTTGAAAACTTTCTACACAACGCCATCACCATTCCCAAGTGAGCGCGAGAAAGGCGGGCGGGAGTCCAGGGTGCTGATGGGCGGGGcttgtgaggggaggggaggggtggggagggagttgtgGGCGGGGCCTGAGGCGGTGGGTGGGTTTGAAGGCGGTGCGCCCCTGCAGAGGGCACTGAGGCGCGTTCCCGGCGAGCCTGACAGGGTCCTCTCTGGTCTTCCCAGATCCCCTTGGAAGGTGACGTCCATCAATAAGAGCCCTCAAAGGTGAGCGGGGGCGGAGCAGGGGCCGAGAGGCGCGGCTCCCGAGGCAGGGCCATGGCTCTGACTTGCGCCCTCTCTAGGGACTCAGGCAGGAGCCGCCGGGCAGCCGAGGCCCTCCGGCTTGGGGGAAACAGCTCGGATTTCAAGATCCAAGAGGACAAAGTGCCCCGGGAGCGAGCGGTGCTGAGTGGCCTGCGCCACTTCACAGAGTACCGGATCGACATCCATGCCTGCAACCACGCGGCGCACACCGTGGGCTGCAGCGCGGCCACCTTCGTCTTTGCACGCACCATGCCCCACAGTAGGTGATCCTCTTCCAGCTCTACCCCGCCCACACGCCGACCCCCAGGACCCTATCTAATTAGGGCTCTAACTAGCCAGTTTgccagcctcccacctcccttgccCCCTCCAACCTCAAGGCATCTCCCCGCTCACTCCTGCCAGTCCCCATAATCTCAGAGTTTCCTGGAACCTCCCAGTTTAGCCCCCTTGCGTTTGAACACGAAGGTGAGAAGAAATAATTGTGTTCGGGTTGCCTGATGGCCTCTCCTGCAGGAGAGGCTGATGGTATCCCAGGAAAAGTGGCCTGGGAGGCAGCCAGCAAGAGCAGTGTTCTCCTCCGCTGGCTGGAGCCACCAGACCCCAACGGACTCATTCTCAAGTACGAAATCAAGTACCGCCGCCTGGGAGAGGTAGGCACCCCAGGAGACACCCTAACTAGCCCCAGTCTGTCCCTCCATCCTCTTCCCAGCCAGCTATTCTGTGCTGCCCTCAGGAGGCCACAGTGCTGTGTGTGTCCCGCCTGCGATATGCCAAATTTGGGGGTGTCCACCTGGCCCTGCTGCCTCCTGGAAACTACTCTGCCAGAGTTCGGGCAACCTCACTGGCTGGCAACGGCTCCTGGACAGACAGTGTCGCTTTCTACATCCCTGGCCCGGGTATGCAGGCCTCTGTCTCAGACCTGTATTCCCCAAACAGCCCCACCTGGGCCCCCACCCACATCTCCCATTGTGGAAACCACAGGCCtccccaccttccaccccatccGCCCTGCCTCCCACTGTGTCCTTGACTTCACCATCTTTTTACaattattactgtttttttctttgtttttgacttctccatctttgacccTCTACTGTCTTCTGGCCACCAGAGGAGGAAGACTCCGGGGGGCTGCATGTCCTTCTCACCGTCACCCCTGTGGGGCTCATGCTGCTCATCATTCTTGCTGCTCTTGGTTTCTTCTACAGCAAGAAGAGGTGATGACAAGTCCCACTGATTCCCACCCCCCTTCTTCTCTGAGCCCTCATCATAACATCAGTGCCATCAGATGGTAGTAGATGAGACAGCAAAAAGGACTTCCTTAGAAATAGTAACTCTTCCCCTGGGGGCATTGACATACCTGGAGGAAAGAGACATACTTTTTAATTAGGGTGACCAACTTGTCCACGTTTGCCCGGGACTTTCCTGATTTTAGTAGTAACAGACCCAAATTCTGGGAAATCCCTCAGTCTGGGCATCCTGGGATTGTTGGTCACCATACTCTCAGCCTGAGAGCTAATGAAACTGGTCCAATCAGCAGAAAAAGAAGCAGGAAATCTCAGGATGTGTCCTGGGCTCCTTGATGTCAGATCCTCCTGGAGCTGAATATGAGGGGGAACTGAGGACAGGACTTTGATTAGCTGGTTTTGAGGACTAGCTGAGGAAGCCAGAGCTTCGCTACTCTTGTCCTCCCTATTCCCAGCCTGTCAGACCCTAGATCCCAGGACTAGGACCAAGACCAGCTTGGGAAGTCCTTGGGGCTCTCCAGGGGTCACCCTGACCAGAGCTAAGATAGGATCAGTAACTTCCTTCCTCTTTGGAATATCCCTCTTCCTTGTCCTCTGACATGGCTCATTCCTTTCCGAGGACCCTTCCAGGCTGACCCCCCTCACCTCCCATTGCAGAAACAGCACCCTGTATGCCTCTGTGAATCCGGAATACTTC is a window of Muntiacus reevesi chromosome 1, mMunRee1.1, whole genome shotgun sequence DNA encoding:
- the INSRR gene encoding insulin receptor-related protein isoform X2, whose translation is MAVPSLWPWVACLLAILLSLGFGLDTREVCPSLDIRSEVAELRRLENCSVVEGHLQILLMFTATGEDFRGLSFPRLTQVTDYLLLFRVYGLESLRDLFPNLAVIRGARLFLGYALVIFEMPHMRDVGLPALGAVLRGAVRVEKNQELCHLSTIDWGLLQPSPGANHIVGNKLGEECADVCPGLLGATGEPCARTTFSGHADYRCWTSSHCQKVCPCPRGLACTVRGECCHTECLGGCSRPEDPRACVACRHLYFRGACHRACPPGTYQHESWRCVTAERCASLRSVPGRASTFGIHQGSCLAQCPPGFTRNDSSIFCHKCEGLCPKECKVGTKTIDSVQAAQDLVGCTHVEGSLILNLRQGYNLELELQRSLGLVETITGFLKIKHSFALVSLGFFKNLKLIRGDTMVDGNYTLYVLDNQNLQQLGSWVAAGLTIPVGKIYFAFNPRLCLEHIDRLEEVTGTKGRQNKAEINPRTNGDRAACQTRTLRFVSNVTEANRILLRWERYEPLEARDLLSFIVYYKESPFQNATEYIGPDACGAQSWNLLDVELPLSRTQEPGVTLAPLKPWTQYAVFVRAITLTTAEDSPHQGAQSPIVYLRTLPAAPTVPQDVISTSNSSSHLLVRWKPPIQRNGNITYYLVLWQRLAEDSDLYLNDYCHRGLRLPTSNNDPRFDREDGELEADREPGCCPCQHPPPGQVLPPLEAQEASFQKKFENFLHNAITIPKSPWKVTSINKSPQRDSGRSRRAAEALRLGGNSSDFKIQEDKVPRERAVLSGLRHFTEYRIDIHACNHAAHTVGCSAATFVFARTMPHREADGIPGKVAWEAASKSSVLLRWLEPPDPNGLILKYEIKYRRLGEEATVLCVSRLRYAKFGGVHLALLPPGNYSARVRATSLAGNGSWTDSVAFYIPGPEEEDSGGLHVLLTVTPVGLMLLIILAALGFFYSKKRNSTLYASVNPEYFSASHMYIPDEWEVPREQISIIRELGQGSFGMVYEGLAQGLEVGEDPTPVALKTVNELASPRERIEFLKEASVMKAFKCHHVVRLLGVVSQGQPTLVIMELMTRGDLKSHLRSLRPEAENNPGLPRPALGDMIQMAGEIADGMAYLAANKFVHRDLAARNCMVSQDFTVKIGDFGMTRDVYETDYYRKGGKGLLPVRWMAPESLKDGIFTTHSDVWSFGVVLWEIVTLAEQPYQGLSNEQVLKFVMDGGVLEELESCPVQLQELMRRCWQQNPRLRPTFTHILDSIQEELRPSFRLLSFYHSPECRGARASLPPADAEPDSPRTPKEASSDFSPQNGGPGH
- the INSRR gene encoding insulin receptor-related protein isoform X1, producing the protein MAVPSLWPWVACLLAILLSLGFGLDTREVCPSLDIRSEVAELRRLENCSVVEGHLQILLMFTATGEDFRGLSFPRLTQVTDYLLLFRVYGLESLRDLFPNLAVIRGARLFLGYALVIFEMPHMRDVGLPALGAVLRGAVRVEKNQELCHLSTIDWGLLQPSPGANHIVGNKLGEECADVCPGLLGATGEPCARTTFSGHADYRCWTSSHCQKVCPCPRGLACTVRGECCHTECLGGCSRPEDPRACVACRHLYFRGACHRACPPGTYQHESWRCVTAERCASLRSVPGRASTFGIHQGSCLAQCPPGFTRNDSSIFCHKCEGLCPKECKVGTKTIDSVQAAQDLVGCTHVEGSLILNLRQGYNLELELQRSLGLVETITGFLKIKHSFALVSLGFFKNLKLIRGDTMVDGNYTLYVLDNQNLQQLGSWVAAGLTIPVGKIYFAFNPRLCLEHIDRLEEVTGTKGRQNKAEINPRTNGDRAACQTRTLRFVSNVTEANRILLRWERYEPLEARDLLSFIVYYKESPFQNATEYIGPDACGAQSWNLLDVELPLSRTQEPGVTLAPLKPWTQYAVFVRAITLTTAEDSPHQGAQSPIVYLRTLPAAPTVPQDVISTSNSSSHLLVRWKPPIQRNGNITYYLVLWQRLAEDSDLYLNDYCHRGLRLPTSNNDPRFDREDGELEADREPGCCPCQHPPPGQVLPPLEAQEASFQKKFENFLHNAITIPKSPWKVTSINKSPQRDSGRSRRAAEALRLGGNSSDFKIQEDKVPRERAVLSGLRHFTEYRIDIHACNHAAHTVGCSAATFVFARTMPHREADGIPGKVAWEAASKSSVLLRWLEPPDPNGLILKYEIKYRRLGEEATVLCVSRLRYAKFGGVHLALLPPGNYSARVRATSLAGNGSWTDSVAFYIPGPEEEDSGGLHVLLTVTPVGLMLLIILAALGFFYSKKRLTPLTSHCRNSTLYASVNPEYFSASHMYIPDEWEVPREQISIIRELGQGSFGMVYEGLAQGLEVGEDPTPVALKTVNELASPRERIEFLKEASVMKAFKCHHVVRLLGVVSQGQPTLVIMELMTRGDLKSHLRSLRPEAENNPGLPRPALGDMIQMAGEIADGMAYLAANKFVHRDLAARNCMVSQDFTVKIGDFGMTRDVYETDYYRKGGKGLLPVRWMAPESLKDGIFTTHSDVWSFGVVLWEIVTLAEQPYQGLSNEQVLKFVMDGGVLEELESCPVQLQELMRRCWQQNPRLRPTFTHILDSIQEELRPSFRLLSFYHSPECRGARASLPPADAEPDSPRTPKEASSDFSPQNGGPGH